The DNA window AGCGACTATCGCCTGCGCCTACACATTCGTAGCAGCCTAGCAGATTTTCTGTACTCTCTAGGAATCGCTCTTCAGCATAACTTTGCCGCGATATTTGCCATTGCGGTTATAATCCTCCTTAGCGCAATTGTTAGCTGGCAGAAACGAGACATCAGCTCATCGTTATGTCGAGCAAGTGCACCGCTCATTTTTCTCATCTCTATATTTTTATTGCTACTCTCATTAGTGCCACAAGTATTTGAAAATTTAGCTCGCTTTTGGACGTGGGTGTTTGGCCTTTCCGGTGAAAAACATAGCGCTTATGGGGAGGTCTGGGAGCCGCCAACGCACGGCTACTTCTCGCTTTTACTTAGCGAAATCCCATCCCTCACGGTAATTGGATTTTTTTTGGGGCTAGGCTTTCTAATAGGCTTATGCAGGAGTTTTTGCAGCAGGAGAAAGCGCGAGCGCTTAGCGTTTTATATTTTTCAATTGCTACTAACTCTAAGCTGGACATCAGTATTAGCTATATCGCAAAAGCAAGCGTTTAGGTACATAATGCCCGTAATCCCATGCGTTTACTTAATTTCTGCTTATGGCTTATGCAGTTTATTTGCCGCGTCGCTACTAAAGCTAGATAGACTTCACAAATTTTTGTTCCACCGAATTCACTTCAAATTACTGCCAATGTATTGTGTGCTTCTAGTATCCTTTCAAGGCATTAGAGATTTAAAATGGTCGCCCGATTATTTCCTCTACTTTAATGCCATCAGCGGTGGCTTGCCGGCCGCGCTTAAACGCTTACACAGTTTTCCTGCATCCGGAGTAAGTCAAGCCTTGAGATTTCTAGAACAAAATGCCAAAGCCTGGAATGGCGATAAAGTTGCCGTCACTGCTGGAGGCGACCTTCAAATAACAAAATATGCGTACAGCAGACTACAATCTGCGGACAAACAGCGCTTATCTATTGAGCCACCAGACGATAGCCTTAGTGCTGATTATCTAATCCTGTTTCGAGAGTTTAGGCATTTATATAAAAACGCAACCTGGCAACAAGTAATAACTACCGTACCCATATTCTCGCACAAAGTTCACGGGGTCTCCTTACTTGACGTCTACGAAATCCCTCCTTTTGATTTTAGCAAGCCATTCTCTTTTAATCTTACGAAGGCCGGACATCTAACTGGGGGTCGTTCATCCATAAGAAAGCGGGATGATGCCCTATACGCTACACCTCAAAAACACATGCGCGGCTTCCTCATGTATGGTCTTCGCCCTAAACTGCTCCCAGGATACTACGAGGCAAACTTTTCAATCATGCTTCCCCCTGAAGCAGAGATATCAAGCACTTTAACCCCTGAGCGCTACGCCGTTCGCCTAGAATTCGGACACTGCCAAAGAATCGTTACACTAGGGGAACTAAGCAAAACCACACCCAAAGATTTCTTTCTCGGCTGCGAAGTTGAAAAACCTGCCCGAGCACAACTTCGCGTCTATTGGTTCGGAAACATTCCCCTTACCATTACCCATGTATCGGTAAAAAAGGTGTTTGTTTCTTGAGTTTTTCGGCACATACTCCTTAGTGTCCCAAAACTTTCTACGTTTTCTTGCTTTACTATACTTAAAATTTATAATATAAATTTGCACTATGGTAAAGCGAGTCGTAAACCTAGAAAAACTTTTGGGCGAGCATCAATCGGCTTTTCTCTTGGGTCCACGAGGGACGGGGAAATCAGTTCTTTCCACGCAGTACCTAAGCACGAGAAAACACTCGTATAACATTAACCTTTTACACTTAGACATCTATCGCCGCTACCTCACCGATCCAAGTCTCTTTCGCCGCGAGATTGAAAGCAAAATCCCCACGAAAGGAGTTCTCACTGTCTTAATCGATGAGGTGCAAAAACTTCCCGCTCTCCTCGATGAAGTGCATAACCTTATCGAATCGCATAAGCGTCGAGTGCAATTTTTGCTAACCGGTTCGAGCGCGAGAAAACTAAAACGCGGGAGAGCCAATTTGCTAGCAGGGCGTGCCTGGAAGCTAAGTCTTCATCCGCTTTGTAGTTTAGAAATTGATATTGAACTAGAAAAAGCCCTGCGCTACGGAACTCTTCCTGCTATCTATTTGGAAGACACTGCACCCGAAAGGACATTACAGGCATATGTCGATGTTTACTTGCGCGAAGAAATCATGCAGGAGTCTTTGGTCCGCAAGGTAGATAACTTTGTTCGTTTTTTAGACGTAGCGGCGCAAATGAACGCTGAGCCAATCAATTTTTCCAACCTCGCCAAAGAGGCCGGGGTAGCGGTAAAAACTACACAAGAATACTTCTCAATTTTGGAGGACACTCTCATTGCCTTCAGATTAAATGGCTGGTCGCATTCTTTGCGCAAACAGCTATTACAGGCACCTAAATTTTATTTCTTCGATTGCGGCGTCATAAACGCCTTTCAGGGCGAGCTAAAGTCACCTTTAAAGCAAAGTAGCTTTCGCTATGGAAAACTTTTTGAGTCCCTTGTCATTCAAGAAGCCTTTCGCCTTAACGACTACTTTGAGGCAAACTTTTCGCTCCAATATTGGCGCACCAATACAAATCAGGAGGTCGATTTAATACTAAACCGCGGTGCAAGGAAAAAGCCCTTTGCCATCGAAATAAAATCCAAGCCAAATGTTTCTGCCAAGAACCTAAGTGGACTTTTTGCCTTTGCCTCCGACAATAAAGGCGCTAATCTTTTTTGCCTCTGCCAGACCCCGGAGAAATATGTAATTGAAGACATTCCGATTCTCCCCTGGCAGAGTGGGTTACGAGAAATATTTAAGAAAGCACTATCGCAAGACAGTTAGGAAAAATAGATTCATGCGCGATGTGAAAATCAGTTTAGATCACCAATTTCTAACTTTTACCGTTAAGACTGTCCTGCTACTTACCATAGTTACTGCGCTAAACCTTGCTGCAATCGGGGGAGCTAACGATAGATCCTTTGGCGCAAACGATTTTTCGGAATACTGGTCAGCCTACCAACTCTACTCTCACAACCAAGACCCCTACGATAAAGAAGCCATGCTTGAAATCCAACGCGATTTGGGCTTTTCGCGCGATAGCGCCCTAATGATGTACAATCCCCCATGGCTCTTAACTTTAATGTCGCCCCTACTAAACCTCGACTTTCCCCTAGCGACAAAGGTATGGCTCCTCACCAACATTGTCCTCACAGCTCTTTCCATACTCCTAATTTGGCACGCCGTTTCCGGAAAAAAGGAAAGTCTTTTTTCGGCCTTTCTCGGTGGACTAACCTTCTATCCTCTTTTCAACACCGCCCAAATTGGCCAATCAAGCATTCTAATAACCTTTGGTCTAGCCCTCATTTTATGGGGACTAGAAAAGAAAAAAAACACCCTAGTAGGCCTCTCTTTAATCCTACTCACCATAAAACCCCACCTCCCCTACCTTTTCCTTCTTGCTCTAGGCTGGTGGATAATAGTTCACAAGAAATTTAGCATCGTAGCATCGTTTCTAATCGGCTTTGCAGCCTTACTTGCGTTAACATTCCTACAATCAAACGCTGCCCTAGGATTCTGGGTGGAAAGCTTGAAAACACCTCCGGTCCACTTTAAAAGCTCCACATTATCAGGCATTCTAATAGCCATGTTGCCAAACTATATAGATAGCTTCCGCGATGCCGTATTTGTAACATCCGTTATCCCTTGCACTTCTCTGCTAGCTCTCTATGTCTATCTACTGCGAGAGCGCCCCAAAATCCAATGGGCATCCTTCATGCCCCCACTCCTAAGCCTGTCGCTATTTACCTCACCCTATGGCTGGCTCTTCGATCAATCCTGCTTGGTAATGATTCCAATATCAACACTTTGCGCCACCTATAAGAGCAAACTGAGAAATCGATATTTTATCACAGTAGTCCTATGCATTACCTCTTTCCTCCTACTCCCCAATACTATCCTTCTGTTCTGCGCGGAGGCTTATTACCACTACTTCTTCTGGCTCCCCTTAGCTTGCCTATTAGCGTGGAAGGTAGCGGGAGCAACTAGCCCTATCTCGAAAAATGGCCTTACCCCATTTCAAACTTTGTCTCTGCGCGCACTAAAGTAGGTAACATCAATGTCTAATCAAATACATCGCGGATTAGCATCTCTTGCTCTAATAAGTATCGCCGCAAAAGTTGCATTTTTGATTCAGTTTGCCTCTTACGGATCTGAGATTCTCTCAAATATGAAAGTTGGCGACTTTATTTGGATTTTCTTAGTGGATCTGCAGTTATACTTCGGGGCGCGCATTCTAGTTGATTTAATCGGATTGAGTCCAGTCACTTTACCACATAAACTACGGGCGACTGTTTTGTACATAGCCAGGATACTAATATGTCTTGCTTGTTGGTACGTAGTTGCGAGTGCACACTATTTCCTGCGTATGGGGGACCACTTAACACTGGAAGTATTTATAGCTGCAGATGTTACGCGGATGGATTACCTAACTATACAGGATCAACTCGTGCTCCTTGCTGAGTTTATAGCAAGCTTTATTTTTTTCTTCTATCTAGAGGCACGTTTGCCCGAGGTAAGTGGATTTGTTTCCTGGTTTCTTTACTCTAAGAGAGCGGCATTATGGATTATGTGTATCTTGCTGCTAGTCACAGCCTCCTTATTGCCAGGCCATGTCAGAAGCTGGACATTCAACCTGGATAAACACGCTCTTGTTGCTGCAATTAATTCGGTCTTTCATTTTAACCGGGAAAGATTTTCTCAGGATTACGATTTCTCAGTTGTACCTAAGTTAGCCGTCGATACCAGCGACTCTAGAACTAATATGCACGAACCTGTCGAGATTCCTACCTTCTCGGGAGAGACAAGGCCCAATGTTGTTTTATTTGTTATGGAGACAGCTGGGGCACGACATCTTTCGGCATATGGAGGAACGTATCCTTCCACACCTAATTTTGAGACACTTAGGCAAAAGGCCTTATTCTTCGAGCGTGCTTATGCTCATACGAGCAATAGTGCTAATGCGGCTCTCAGCTTGTTTTGCTCATATTATCCACATCCGAGTTCATGGTTTGCTGCTTCAAAGGTTTCAGGGCTTAAGTGTGACTCACTGCAGCGCATATTAAAAGGACGGGGATATACTACCGCTCTAGTTTCAAGATGGAATTTTGATTTTATGGGATTATCCCCCTTATTTTTGGCCAATGATGTAGATGAATTGCACTACTCGGCGTTAGATCATCCAGCTGCTCAAAAGCGGTTATTGAAAAGTGAGGATGAGATGATTCAGTATTCAATTGACTGGGCGGCTAATCAATCGCGACCGTTTTTTCTTACGGTATGGCCTGTTCCAGCTCACATTCCCGGAGTGGAGCTAGAGGAGCAGTTTCAAAAATTCGGTGGACAGGTTAAGTCGTATGAAGACTCCTTTCAGAATCAACTCTATTATCAGGATTACTTATTAGGAAAGCTTGTTCAGGGATTGCGCAGTAAAGGGTTATGGGAAAACACAGTGCTTATAGCGATGGGCGATCATGGAGAGGGAGTCGGAAAAGTTGGAAATGATTTTGCCCATTCCAACTCCTTATACGAAGATGTCGCTCGAATTCCAATGATGGTAGTAGCTCCGAGATTATTTAAAAAGGAGATTAGAGTACCTACGATTTTTCAGCAAGTAGATTTGATTCCAACAACGCTTGGTTTACTCGGGGTTAATGAGAAATTTCGCCATCAAGGACGAGATTTAACCAAGCCAATCAATCAATACGACAGAATAGTTTATTTATCCTGGCCACCAGGTAAAATGCTTGCTCTTGTAGAGGGCCAATGGAAGTACATTTACCATGCGGAATCCGGTTTTGAGCAGTTATTCGATCTGTCTAGCGACCCACTTGAACATAGAAATATGGCCGGGAACTTCCTCACCCGTACAAACAACTACAATCTGTTGGTTAAACAGTGGGCTATGTTTCAGCAACAGTACTATAGCAGTTCAGGTGGCGATAAGGATAAGGCCCAAAGAGAAATATCACTTCAGGATGTGCCAAGATCTGCTAAAACAGGAACCGGTGTTCGGGTAGTCCTACCCGGGCATAGCGGCAAGCTTTTGGGAACAACGAAGGTATTTGCAGATGGTTTTTCTATAGAAGCATTTAATTCAGTTGAGTTTGACTTGTCGGAGACCCGAGTAAGGCTATTAAGGATGTCCGTCGGGGCGGAATTTGGCCATTGTCCCGAAGACACACTTGAATGGACGGTGTCGTTTGAGAAGGACAATGAGCCATTTTTCTCTGTGGTACTATCGCGATGCGAACAAATAGAAAATATAGAGTTGTCTCTTGACGGTGTAAAAAAATTGAAAGTGTCTTTTTATTATTATACCGGAGAAGATAATAATAATTCAGATCGGCAAACAGAAAATAATAGGGCTCAGGTGTTGCTCGGCGAGCCAAAGCTTCAGATTGACCTTGGGTAGTATTCGCTAATGTGAAGATTCAACCCCGATATACAGTCCAAGCTTCACCTCGCCAATATACTTTCGCCATTGTGCCACTATTCCTGCGTGGTGTATAGAAAGACTGTTCGCTACCTGGCCATTTCGAGTTTCGTTAGCGTATTTCCATGAAAACGTTTAGACAAATGAAAGAGTTCAAACACCAGATAACCATCCTTTTTTTTCTGAGCGGATTTTCGGCCCTTATCTATCAAGTATCATGGCAGAGAGCCTTGATGAGAATATATGGGGTTAATATAGAATCAGTAACAGTTATCGTAAGTGTTTTCATATTCGGACTTGGCATCGGCTCCATAGCTGGAGGAATTGCCAGTAAAAGATTTGTTAAGTCGTTGGCGCTAGTGTTTGCATTATGCGAAGCGGGAATTGGAACTTTTGGCTTTTTTAGCTTGAATATATTTCAGTGGTTTGCAGAGGAAACCATTTTTTGCTCTTTCCCTTTGCTAATCTTGTACAGTTTTTCTTTGCTCGTATTACCGACCGCCCTAATGGGAGCAACTTTGCCCGTGCTGGTTGAACTGCTTCAGCAATTTGATCGGCGAACTGGGGAGAATGTTTCAAATTTGTACTACTGCAACACGTTGGGCTCCGGAATTGCTAGCATACTTGTTGTAATTCTTTTTTATCAACTGTTTGCTCTACAAGGCACCATATATTTAGCCGTCGCGTTCAACTATATTATTGCGCTTTCTGTAATGCTCATTGCGCACAACGCTAAGACTGTTAGAAACACGTAATAGGTTATTGACTATGCCATTTGGAACGGCAGTTCTATTTTCGGGAATCGGGGGATTTATAGCCCTTTCTTATGAGATCCTCTGGATGCGTTTCTTTTCGTTTGCGACGGGCTCCGCACCAGCAATATTTGGGCTGCTTCTGGGAATGTACCTAGTAGGTATCGCTCTGGGAGCCAGACGAGTAAAGAATCTCTTTCAGAGATCACGTACCGAAAATATTGCTGCGCTTGGCGATCTGATAGTTCTCGTGAATATCTCTGCTTATATTTGCTTACCGATAATTGCCCATCTTACCACCTTGACAAGACTATTTAGTTATCTTGGTTTGATTCTAATAATTCCGTTAGCGGGATTCTTGGGAGCCATTTTCCCTATACTCTCACATGTGAGTATTGAATCCACGCCAGGGGTCGGACTACGCGTATCTTATCTATACGTAAGCAATATTTTGGGCTCAACGATAGGAACTATTCTAACCGGGTTCTTTTTGCTAGACACTTTCTCGTTTTCCGCAGTTTCCGCAATTATATCAATCACTGGTATTATTCTAGGTCTCTGCTGCTATTACGCAGTTCATTTTAGAGAGGTTCGCAAATCATTGCTATGCATAGGTCTCTCGAGTTGCATAGCGGTACCGATGAGCATTACCCCACTCTATTCAAATCTATTTACTAAATTGCTGTATAAGGAATCTTTTGGCAACAGCCCACAAATAGTACAACATGTA is part of the Deltaproteobacteria bacterium genome and encodes:
- a CDS encoding phospholipid carrier-dependent glycosyltransferase, coding for MTQYSSKRVLLLSVCCFFLALAFRLSDIESATIQPDELHWELRSKEFVTRLKSRNFTDLTTHLTHPGVLPAVAMGSAQMLASRFNETFNLKPFDPYYIDSLMASRLSNAIISSLIGPLILLGSYRFIGLAPAALASFLMSLDPHHIGLSRMAHLDSMLTIFVMATIFLFIAAVIEKSTAKKIAAGFFWGLSILTKPTAVTLLIGLAFYKPLRNYLLRHKKRYGEVSLFSFSDLAFIAIGHLVLALGYTRLWHHNSDYRLRLHIRSSLADFLYSLGIALQHNFAAIFAIAVIILLSAIVSWQKRDISSSLCRASAPLIFLISIFLLLLSLVPQVFENLARFWTWVFGLSGEKHSAYGEVWEPPTHGYFSLLLSEIPSLTVIGFFLGLGFLIGLCRSFCSRRKRERLAFYIFQLLLTLSWTSVLAISQKQAFRYIMPVIPCVYLISAYGLCSLFAASLLKLDRLHKFLFHRIHFKLLPMYCVLLVSFQGIRDLKWSPDYFLYFNAISGGLPAALKRLHSFPASGVSQALRFLEQNAKAWNGDKVAVTAGGDLQITKYAYSRLQSADKQRLSIEPPDDSLSADYLILFREFRHLYKNATWQQVITTVPIFSHKVHGVSLLDVYEIPPFDFSKPFSFNLTKAGHLTGGRSSIRKRDDALYATPQKHMRGFLMYGLRPKLLPGYYEANFSIMLPPEAEISSTLTPERYAVRLEFGHCQRIVTLGELSKTTPKDFFLGCEVEKPARAQLRVYWFGNIPLTITHVSVKKVFVS
- a CDS encoding ATP-binding protein, whose protein sequence is MVKRVVNLEKLLGEHQSAFLLGPRGTGKSVLSTQYLSTRKHSYNINLLHLDIYRRYLTDPSLFRREIESKIPTKGVLTVLIDEVQKLPALLDEVHNLIESHKRRVQFLLTGSSARKLKRGRANLLAGRAWKLSLHPLCSLEIDIELEKALRYGTLPAIYLEDTAPERTLQAYVDVYLREEIMQESLVRKVDNFVRFLDVAAQMNAEPINFSNLAKEAGVAVKTTQEYFSILEDTLIAFRLNGWSHSLRKQLLQAPKFYFFDCGVINAFQGELKSPLKQSSFRYGKLFESLVIQEAFRLNDYFEANFSLQYWRTNTNQEVDLILNRGARKKPFAIEIKSKPNVSAKNLSGLFAFASDNKGANLFCLCQTPEKYVIEDIPILPWQSGLREIFKKALSQDS
- a CDS encoding DUF2029 domain-containing protein, which translates into the protein MRDVKISLDHQFLTFTVKTVLLLTIVTALNLAAIGGANDRSFGANDFSEYWSAYQLYSHNQDPYDKEAMLEIQRDLGFSRDSALMMYNPPWLLTLMSPLLNLDFPLATKVWLLTNIVLTALSILLIWHAVSGKKESLFSAFLGGLTFYPLFNTAQIGQSSILITFGLALILWGLEKKKNTLVGLSLILLTIKPHLPYLFLLALGWWIIVHKKFSIVASFLIGFAALLALTFLQSNAALGFWVESLKTPPVHFKSSTLSGILIAMLPNYIDSFRDAVFVTSVIPCTSLLALYVYLLRERPKIQWASFMPPLLSLSLFTSPYGWLFDQSCLVMIPISTLCATYKSKLRNRYFITVVLCITSFLLLPNTILLFCAEAYYHYFFWLPLACLLAWKVAGATSPISKNGLTPFQTLSLRALK
- a CDS encoding sulfatase-like hydrolase/transferase produces the protein MSNQIHRGLASLALISIAAKVAFLIQFASYGSEILSNMKVGDFIWIFLVDLQLYFGARILVDLIGLSPVTLPHKLRATVLYIARILICLACWYVVASAHYFLRMGDHLTLEVFIAADVTRMDYLTIQDQLVLLAEFIASFIFFFYLEARLPEVSGFVSWFLYSKRAALWIMCILLLVTASLLPGHVRSWTFNLDKHALVAAINSVFHFNRERFSQDYDFSVVPKLAVDTSDSRTNMHEPVEIPTFSGETRPNVVLFVMETAGARHLSAYGGTYPSTPNFETLRQKALFFERAYAHTSNSANAALSLFCSYYPHPSSWFAASKVSGLKCDSLQRILKGRGYTTALVSRWNFDFMGLSPLFLANDVDELHYSALDHPAAQKRLLKSEDEMIQYSIDWAANQSRPFFLTVWPVPAHIPGVELEEQFQKFGGQVKSYEDSFQNQLYYQDYLLGKLVQGLRSKGLWENTVLIAMGDHGEGVGKVGNDFAHSNSLYEDVARIPMMVVAPRLFKKEIRVPTIFQQVDLIPTTLGLLGVNEKFRHQGRDLTKPINQYDRIVYLSWPPGKMLALVEGQWKYIYHAESGFEQLFDLSSDPLEHRNMAGNFLTRTNNYNLLVKQWAMFQQQYYSSSGGDKDKAQREISLQDVPRSAKTGTGVRVVLPGHSGKLLGTTKVFADGFSIEAFNSVEFDLSETRVRLLRMSVGAEFGHCPEDTLEWTVSFEKDNEPFFSVVLSRCEQIENIELSLDGVKKLKVSFYYYTGEDNNNSDRQTENNRAQVLLGEPKLQIDLG